A genomic stretch from Clavelina lepadiformis chromosome 5, kaClaLepa1.1, whole genome shotgun sequence includes:
- the LOC143460712 gene encoding uncharacterized protein LOC143460712 encodes MSLRAVDMIPVLLSDCMDSNSPTPSNPIRVIAMEGRSPENSEFKTNRQHITELIGVKSEAGSTPFNFMTSTGNFVDVDSAKTRSVQLSEETSSLIGIRSSRDASESFFRLPQATNNEKTMQDNAYYMPTRSDQISYLTQSTCGNNVLQAFSSPTYLSSSSTYASYQPFVSSITDYEYEKGRSLPEQNPDFALNGPADLVYLDHSSTYSVKPTSINDAQQSDEIKPTATEETSPGQNTSTSLPGIRLPPLLLLEKAGNGKLVESKRSSEGYDRAHLSTNKRDSPIDDSMSPMQYKTQGIHHSNNHLQSSSNHHQTLAQPHAMGSYQPYPDHHFASQANQAYEHSSDPHTIENLPYPAFHMASSYLPQMSINQRPQQQVSNTSSCELQSVRSSGEITPPVGNDSYQKNRSHSNKDSIYQRYRDRSGHQTSIQPQPEHEIQQINSVEAGKSEGQCDVGDVDVDISASVSKLSDCSVDDIALSDAGCNNAEDTGKELSDTGESIGNDASLCSSSIAVSDPDVVTTTSSGRRRKRPIQRGKPPYSYIALIAMAVASSPERKLTLGQIYKFIMERFPFYREQNKKWQNSIRHNLTLNDCFIKLPREPGKPGKGNYWTLDPAAEDMFDNGSFLRRRKRFKRTDSEKALLSSYMQDQSAFTPTNVMKAYGTQHPSANAYYGQPGVMHGNYLSPIIHSVGTGTAPHQMLSHYPSPMAASPSNPNPRMFSIENIIGSCSRPSDHPTEDMQGSLYNETGRTNGLHSSRQDPTRQPDRDASVLPPVSHGHGNSSTNNTVSPSGGYAGMTPPIMRCMPPTNPAADSASGSGASSYSFPGNSPGSLSMSMQAYSSGMTSTTPFIGSGNQRRSNLPIRSTYPGTFASPVHHYHSEGSTGVTNLGADFTTLQTPQLNTLSSTSYMRSASGYGNFERYIPSI; translated from the exons ATGAGCCTAAGAGCAGTAGATATGATTCCAGTATTATTGAGTGACTGCATGGATTCCAATTCGCCAACTCCTTCTAATCCGATCAGAGTCATAGCTATGGAGGGAAGAAGCCCCGAAAACTCAGAATTTAAAACCAATCGCCAACATATAACTGAGCTGATTGGAGTTAAATCAGAAGCAG GTAGTACACCATTTAACTTCATGACTTCCACCGGAAACTTTGTAGATGTTGATTCAGCAAAAACACGAAGCGTACAGTTGAGTGAAGAAACTTCATCGCTCATTGGTATCCGGTCTAGCAGAGATGCCTCCGAGTCCTTTTTTCGCCTTCCACAAGctacaaacaatgaaaaaacgATGCAGGATAATGCGTACTACATGCCCACAAGATCGGACCAGATTTCTTATTTGACTCAGTCAACGTGTGGCAACAACGTATTGCAGGCATTCTCATCTCCGACTTATTTGTCCAGCTCCTCAACCTACGCCAGTTATCAACCATTTGTATCTTCCATTACTGACTACGAATATGAAAAAGGTCGCAGTTTGCCAGAACAAAATCCTGACTTCGCTCTAAATGGTCCAGCTGACCTTGTGTATCTGGACCACAGTTCGACATACAGCGTTAAGCCGACTTCTATCAACGATGcccagcaaagtgacgagatCAAGCCAACTGCTACAGAAGAAACTTCACCGGGACAAAATACCTCCACTTCATTGCCAGGCATACGACTTCCGCCTCTTCTGCTGTTAGAAAAAGCTGGTAATGGAAAACTTGTTGAAAGCAAAAGATCAAGTGAAGGGTATGACAGAGCACATTTGTCAACAAATAAAAGAGACTCGCCAATAGACGATTCGATGTCTCCGATGCAGTATAAG ACTCAAGGTATCCACCATTCGAACAATCATCTTCAATCTTCATCAAACCATCACCAGACGCTAGCTCAGCCTCATGCGATGGGTTCCTATCAGCCTTACCCAGATCATCATTTTGCAAGCCAAGCCAACCAGGCCTATGAGCATTCTAGTGATCCACACACAATCGAAAACCTCCCTTATCCTGCATTTCATATGGCGTCATCATACCTCCCCCAAATGTCAATCAACCAAAGGCCCCAGCAGCAAGTTAGCAATACATCCAGCTGCGAACTTCAATCGGTTCGGTCTAGTGGAGAAATTACTCCGCCTGTCGGCAATGATTCGTATCAGAAAAACCGATCTCATTCAAACAAAGATAGCATATACCAAAGATACAGGGACAGAAGCGGTCACCAAACTTCTATTCAACCGCAACCCGAACATGAAATTCAACAAATTAATTCGGTTGAAGCAGGCAAATCAGAGGGACAGTGTGATGTCGGTGACGTTGACGTCGACATTTCTGCGAGTGTGTCTAAACTAAGTGACTGCAGTGTTGATGATATAGCGCTCTCAGACGCTGGCTGCAACAACGCTGAAGATACTGGGAAGGAGCTGTCAGATACGGGAGAAAGTATTGGAAATGACGCATCTCTTTGTTCAAGTTCTATCGCGGTATCGGACCCAGACGTTGTGACAACCACAAGTTCTGGACGTCGAAGGAAGCGCCCCATACAGCGGGGCAAACCCCCTTACAGTTATATTGCCTTAATAGCCATGGCAGTGGCAAGTTCTCCCGAACGTAAGCTCACTTTGGGTCAGATTTACAAATTCATAATGGAAAGATTTCCTTTTTATCGAGAGCAGAACAAAAAGTGGCAAAATTCTATTCGTCACAATCTGACTTTAAATGACTGTTTTATTAAACTACCACGAGAACCCGGGAAACCGGGAAAAGGTAATTACTGGACCTTAGATCCAGCTGCTGAAGACATGTTCGATAATGGTTCCTTTTTGCGCAGAAGAAAGCGATTCAAGCGCACCGACTCCGAGAAAGCCTTGCTTAGTTCCTACATGCAAGATCAAAGCGCTTTTACACCGACAAATGTGATGAAAGCCTATGGCACTCAGCACCCCTCTGCCAACGCTTATTACGGTCAACCTGGCGTTATGCATGGCAATTATTTGTCTCCTATAATTCATTCTGTAGGAACTGGAACAGCACCTCATCAAATGCTGAGCCATTATCCTTCACCAATGGCAGCATCTCCATCGAACCCAAATCCCCGTATGTTCAGCATCGAAAATATCATCGGTTCATGCAGTAGACCTTCCGACCACCCAACAGAAGATATGCAGGGAAGCCTGTATAATGAAACAGGCAGAACCAACGGTCTTCACTCTTCCAGGCAAGATCCAACTCGGCAACCTGATAGAGATGCATCGGTGCTTCCGCCGGTTTCTCACGGCCACGGAAATTCCTCAACAAATAATACCGTGAGCCCTTCGGGTGGATACGCTGGAATGACTCCGCCTATTATGCGATGCATGCCACCCACAAATCCCGCCGCAGATTCTGCATCTGGAAGTGGAGCATCGTCATATTCTTTTCCCGGAAATTCACCCGGTTCGCTTTCCATGAGCATGCAAGCTTATTCGTCAGGAATGACCTCGACGACTCCGTTTATTGGTAGCGGCAATCAGAGACGCTCAAATCTGCCGATAAGATCCACCTATCCCGGCACTTTTGCTAGTCCTGTTCACCACTATCACAGTGAAGGCAGTACTGGGGTAACAAATTTAGGTGCTGACTTTACCACCTTGCAGACTCCGCAGCTAAATACTTTATCGTCCACCTCATACATGAGATCTGCCAGCGGTTATGGTAATTTTGAACGCTACATTCCTTCCATTTAA